The following are encoded together in the Candidatus Methylomirabilis sp. genome:
- a CDS encoding DUF4365 and DUF1817 domain-containing protein gives MIIGFPTLSSSAKQGELGVALVARIASDSFGWLFKRNHQEHDFGIDGQLEVVTDSGAVTGQLLAMQIKCGRSFLQEKNKWGYVYRGELKHFNYLSNYPIPVLIIVCDPESGECFWVRFQPEQTQTTEAGWKITVPFENRLSQSKAALLALLPPPADTLAELRAYWALNKMIVESGHVLFVFDDKDVLSMDTSRPRAFFDRLRSTKELAYECQGKIEFSISGYDNDPRELFEIPEVRRYMAALEAALPELLFFVRTEQPTATLRLFALCLTTVSWEGERSTRTVTRRVIFETEMVGTFFMRQFPGLNAMAEWLGMSIEENKRITYACFRCLGFNPPDSDDA, from the coding sequence ATGATCATCGGCTTCCCCACGCTTTCTAGTTCAGCCAAGCAAGGCGAACTTGGAGTTGCCCTTGTTGCTCGGATCGCTTCTGATTCGTTTGGGTGGCTCTTCAAACGGAACCATCAGGAACACGACTTTGGCATAGATGGCCAACTTGAAGTAGTGACTGACTCAGGTGCGGTAACTGGTCAGCTACTCGCGATGCAAATCAAGTGCGGAAGGTCATTCCTACAAGAGAAGAATAAGTGGGGCTATGTCTACCGTGGCGAGTTGAAGCACTTCAATTACCTCTCGAACTACCCAATTCCCGTCCTGATCATTGTCTGTGACCCAGAGTCTGGTGAATGTTTTTGGGTTCGGTTTCAACCCGAGCAGACACAAACAACTGAAGCTGGTTGGAAGATCACAGTTCCATTCGAGAATAGGTTGTCCCAGTCTAAGGCGGCACTATTGGCTCTCCTGCCACCGCCGGCCGACACGCTAGCGGAGTTACGGGCGTATTGGGCGCTCAACAAGATGATCGTGGAGTCCGGCCACGTCCTATTTGTTTTCGATGACAAAGACGTTCTCTCAATGGATACATCGCGGCCCCGAGCTTTCTTTGATCGTCTGCGCTCTACCAAGGAACTGGCTTACGAGTGCCAAGGGAAAATTGAGTTCAGCATCTCCGGCTACGACAATGACCCCCGAGAACTCTTCGAGATTCCCGAAGTTCGTCGGTATATGGCGGCTCTTGAAGCAGCCTTGCCCGAATTGCTGTTCTTCGTCCGAACAGAGCAGCCCACGGCCACTCTTCGACTTTTTGCTTTGTGCTTGACAACCGTCTCCTGGGAAGGCGAACGGTCAACACGTACGGTGACTCGACGGGTCATATTCGAGACCGAAATGGTGGGAACATTTTTTATGCGCCAGTTTCCTGGGCTGAATGCGATGGCCGAATGGCTTGGAATGTCAATCGAAGAAAACAAGCGCATCACCTATGCCTGCTTTAGATGTCTCGGCTTCAACCCGCCGGATAGCGATGATGCATAA
- a CDS encoding selenium metabolism-associated LysR family transcriptional regulator: MDIHALELFARIVESGSFSKAANAVYLTQPTVSGHIKKLEQEAGIRLLDRLGHRATPTKAGDLLYRYAKRILALRQEAQQALDELRGGLKGELILGASSIPGGYLLPSLIGRFRAQYPDISIVLKVSDSKEIIEAVTTGAYEVGVVGAQFDDGRLEYQQCAEDEMVLVVPPTHPWASRRIVKIKELPSQPFLIRERGSGTRKMMEHALAQHHLSMDTFRVIAEMGSNEAIRQAVKAGSGIAIISKLAVASDIKCGELTAIPIAGLKLTRPFYLITHRHRSRSPICNAFLAFLGAPTRPHESHHS; this comes from the coding sequence ATGGATATCCACGCCCTCGAACTGTTCGCCAGAATCGTTGAATCGGGAAGCTTCTCGAAGGCAGCCAACGCAGTCTACCTGACCCAGCCCACGGTCAGTGGCCACATCAAGAAACTGGAGCAGGAGGCAGGAATCCGGCTCCTCGATCGCCTCGGGCACCGAGCCACCCCGACCAAGGCCGGCGATCTGCTGTATCGCTATGCCAAACGGATTCTGGCGCTCCGCCAGGAAGCGCAACAGGCGCTCGACGAGCTCAGGGGAGGGCTAAAGGGAGAACTGATACTCGGCGCCAGCAGCATCCCCGGCGGCTATCTGCTGCCGTCCCTGATCGGACGGTTCAGGGCCCAGTACCCGGACATCTCGATCGTTCTCAAGGTCTCGGACTCAAAAGAGATCATCGAGGCAGTGACGACCGGCGCGTATGAGGTTGGCGTCGTGGGCGCACAATTCGATGATGGCAGGCTCGAGTACCAGCAATGTGCCGAAGACGAGATGGTGTTGGTCGTGCCGCCCACGCACCCCTGGGCGTCCCGGAGAATCGTCAAGATCAAGGAGCTGCCGAGTCAGCCGTTTCTCATTCGGGAGCGCGGCTCTGGAACGCGCAAGATGATGGAACACGCCCTGGCGCAGCACCATCTGTCGATGGACACCTTCAGGGTGATCGCAGAGATGGGCAGCAACGAGGCGATCCGACAAGCGGTCAAGGCCGGCAGCGGTATCGCCATCATCTCGAAGCTCGCCGTCGCCAGCGATATCAAGTGCGGCGAACTCACCGCCATTCCCATCGCAGGCCTGAAACTGACCAGGCCGTTCTACCTCATCACCCATCGCCACCGTTCCCGCTCGCCCATCTGCAACGCCTTTCTCGCCTTCCTCGGCGCCCCCACCCGTCCTCACGAATCTCATCATTCCTGA
- a CDS encoding glycosyltransferase translates to MRLGIVTPYYFPSVRGNSITVQRIESGLKEQGVIVRVWSLEYGSSPGEILQALEDFTPDLIHGFHVSSSGQIVTEAALRLGIPSILTITGTDVNTDLFDPHWRLKVIDVLQRATRIVVFHDCMRVKLVGELPEVARRIRVIGQTVRCQETPFDLRQHLDLTPDDLIFFIPAGIRRVKNVTFCLKPLDALRIRYPQVKAVFVGPVIEAAEGARLREALRDYPWAFYLGSVPHEQICAMLTSVDVVINSSLSEGGMANSILEAMSCGRAVLTSDIEGNRSVVQDGINGLLFGSEAEFTRKAERLIREPSLRHALGKNGKEKIEREFSREGEIQDYLQLYQEAIGACSRRG, encoded by the coding sequence ATGCGACTGGGTATTGTCACCCCCTATTATTTCCCCTCGGTCCGCGGCAATTCGATTACGGTCCAGCGCATCGAGTCCGGGTTGAAAGAACAGGGTGTGATCGTCCGAGTCTGGTCCCTGGAGTATGGATCCTCACCCGGCGAGATCCTGCAGGCACTGGAAGACTTCACACCTGACCTGATCCATGGATTCCATGTCAGCTCTTCGGGGCAGATCGTGACGGAGGCCGCGCTTCGGCTTGGCATCCCTTCAATCCTCACCATCACCGGAACTGATGTCAATACCGATCTCTTCGATCCTCACTGGAGGTTAAAAGTCATAGACGTCCTTCAGCGGGCAACGCGTATCGTCGTCTTTCACGACTGTATGCGGGTCAAGCTCGTCGGTGAACTCCCCGAGGTCGCACGCCGAATCCGCGTGATCGGCCAGACGGTTCGCTGCCAGGAGACCCCATTCGATCTCCGACAGCACCTGGATCTCACGCCGGATGACCTGATCTTCTTTATCCCGGCCGGCATCCGGCGCGTCAAAAATGTGACCTTCTGTCTGAAGCCACTTGACGCGCTCAGAATACGGTATCCGCAGGTCAAGGCCGTCTTTGTGGGACCGGTCATCGAGGCGGCGGAAGGAGCCCGATTGCGGGAAGCCCTGCGAGACTACCCCTGGGCCTTCTACCTGGGATCGGTTCCTCATGAGCAGATCTGCGCCATGCTTACGTCCGTGGATGTAGTGATCAACTCATCGCTCTCCGAAGGCGGCATGGCCAACAGCATCCTGGAGGCGATGAGTTGCGGACGAGCGGTCCTGACTTCGGATATCGAGGGGAACCGATCGGTGGTGCAAGACGGGATCAATGGGCTGCTCTTCGGTTCGGAGGCGGAGTTTACTCGCAAGGCTGAGCGGCTCATCAGGGAGCCGAGCCTGCGCCACGCGCTGGGGAAGAACGGGAAGGAAAAGATCGAGCGGGAGTTCTCCCGAGAAGGGGAGATTCAGGATTATCTCCAACTGTATCAAGAGGCGATCGGCGCCTGCTCGCGCAGAGGATAG
- a CDS encoding AsmA family protein encodes MTGRGRRWLFGLLLVLGGLVIVLLAGPLLLDQERYRGILTSRTSQLLNRKVTASSLRVHLLPSPGVTIRDLLITDRAPWSGPFLEAERLDLALKLLPLLKGELQVRNVRIDRPRIRLAGGPDGWNLDDLIRPTAREAAVESRHTEGTRVARGQPALPVLVAGALTIRQGAIVLDNPLYPYGPARLELKDVNVDIPAPLPRSPIRIHANGPLLGGASGSFDLTGSIQPHEGDHPSIEVALHVRGLDVAQLASSFGALRSSPFAAALSGTLDLEGKAVGEWPRLDLETNVDLQRVGMALSRFTHAGTGGKENDKAPGDKAWLRAKGRWEGDGLDLSQVSLLWEGHTTTGRLHLATQKSPRIQFWLDTPDLSIESLVAIATAAAPVGATGQSPLRTADLVPSNDKGGVGGFRTPHSSEVGGLQVEGHLRSGVLRWGKLVLTAAEGDLRYCCGLLTIRQLHGGFYGGNLSGDAALSFSGRAPHVRVATHLEGIQTEPFLKAIQEPRWTLHGMMTLDSKMEFSGPLGPGALAKVSGQTDMAVTNGRIIGYTPLERLSKTVDPILKGVGIPPLTLNEFDRLSAHWTLDGGILRTRDLTLLRDGAKFYAVGGANLLNQTLDFDVTAKLAKTTLEAKVQGPSSDPVVTPQMGRIEGRIKTEVGKLLGKDRDKELEKVFKKLFSR; translated from the coding sequence GTGACGGGACGCGGGCGGCGTTGGCTCTTCGGGTTACTCCTGGTCTTGGGTGGGCTCGTCATCGTGCTCCTCGCCGGCCCGCTTCTCCTGGACCAGGAGCGGTACCGAGGGATCCTCACCAGTCGAACCAGCCAACTGCTGAACCGCAAAGTCACCGCAAGCAGTCTGCGAGTCCACCTCCTGCCGTCGCCCGGGGTCACCATCCGAGATCTGCTTATTACTGATCGCGCCCCGTGGTCTGGACCGTTCCTGGAGGCGGAGCGGCTTGATCTGGCGCTCAAACTGCTGCCGCTCCTCAAGGGCGAACTCCAGGTCAGGAACGTCCGCATTGACCGGCCACGTATCAGGTTGGCCGGGGGGCCGGATGGGTGGAACCTCGATGACTTGATTCGACCGACCGCACGAGAGGCAGCCGTCGAATCGCGCCATACTGAAGGTACGCGAGTGGCCAGAGGGCAGCCTGCCCTGCCGGTCCTGGTGGCAGGGGCCCTGACCATCCGTCAGGGGGCCATCGTTCTCGATAACCCTCTCTACCCTTATGGACCGGCCAGGCTGGAGTTGAAGGATGTGAACGTGGACATCCCGGCGCCACTTCCCCGCAGCCCCATCCGCATTCATGCCAACGGACCCCTGCTTGGCGGCGCATCCGGCTCGTTTGACCTGACCGGGAGCATACAACCCCATGAAGGAGATCACCCGTCGATTGAGGTGGCGCTTCACGTGCGGGGACTCGATGTCGCGCAATTGGCTTCGTCATTCGGCGCACTACGCTCCTCGCCCTTTGCCGCAGCACTCAGTGGAACCCTCGATCTTGAAGGGAAGGCCGTTGGCGAGTGGCCGCGCCTTGATCTGGAGACCAACGTCGATCTGCAGCGAGTCGGTATGGCGCTTTCCCGCTTCACGCATGCGGGGACAGGCGGAAAGGAGAACGACAAAGCGCCGGGGGATAAAGCGTGGCTACGGGCGAAGGGGCGATGGGAAGGTGACGGACTCGACCTTTCTCAGGTAAGCCTGCTCTGGGAGGGCCACACCACCACGGGCCGTCTCCACCTGGCAACTCAGAAGTCGCCTCGCATTCAATTTTGGCTGGATACGCCGGATCTTTCCATCGAATCCCTCGTGGCCATAGCGACTGCAGCAGCACCTGTAGGGGCGACCGGCCAGTCGCCCCTACGCACCGCAGACCTCGTACCTTCAAATGATAAAGGGGGGGTGGGAGGATTTCGCACTCCGCACTCCTCCGAAGTCGGCGGACTCCAGGTTGAGGGACACCTACGCTCAGGCGTTCTGCGTTGGGGAAAGCTGGTCCTGACCGCCGCAGAAGGCGACCTTCGCTATTGCTGTGGGCTGCTCACCATCCGTCAACTCCATGGCGGCTTCTATGGCGGAAATCTGTCGGGTGACGCGGCGCTCTCCTTCAGTGGACGAGCGCCACATGTAAGGGTCGCCACGCATCTCGAGGGGATCCAGACTGAGCCGTTCCTGAAGGCGATCCAAGAGCCGCGGTGGACCTTACACGGAATGATGACGCTGGACTCGAAGATGGAGTTTTCGGGACCGCTCGGCCCTGGGGCGCTCGCCAAGGTCTCAGGACAAACCGACATGGCCGTGACAAACGGCCGCATAATCGGCTATACGCCTTTGGAACGGCTCTCCAAAACCGTAGATCCTATCCTGAAGGGGGTAGGCATCCCTCCTCTCACTCTAAACGAGTTCGATCGCCTCAGCGCCCACTGGACACTCGATGGTGGAATCCTACGAACCCGTGATCTGACACTGCTTCGAGACGGGGCCAAGTTCTATGCTGTCGGAGGCGCCAATCTGCTCAATCAGACCCTGGATTTCGACGTCACAGCCAAACTCGCGAAAACGACGCTTGAGGCCAAGGTACAAGGCCCCTCATCCGATCCGGTCGTCACCCCTCAAATGGGTCGTATCGAGGGACGGATCAAAACAGAAGTCGGCAAACTCCTTGGGAAAGATCGGGACAAGGAGCTGGAGAAGGTGTTCAAGAAACTCTTCAGCCGATGA
- the gatB gene encoding Asp-tRNA(Asn)/Glu-tRNA(Gln) amidotransferase subunit GatB, giving the protein MTPNTQFEAVIGLEVHAQLLTRSKIFCGCSAAFGAPPNSQTCPVCLGMPGTLPVLNRRVVEFALKSALALGCDIAPACRFHRKNYFYPDMPKNYQISQYELPLAWRGSIEFPVDGTTRRVRIHRLHLEEDVGKLLHAGTLQAADSSLVDFNRSGVPLMEIVSEPDIRSPEEAGEYLRQLRAILVYLEVCDGNMEEGSLRCDANVSLRPAGSEELGVKAEVKNMNSFKSVQKALAYEIQRQTQVLTEGGRIVQETRLWDADQELTLSMRSKEYAHDYRYFPEPDLVPLAVSQKWIDEIRATLPELPQQRRARFAREYGIPDYDVAVLTASRPLADYYEKVAKNCQEPKLASNWVMVELLGHLNKDGREIADSPIPPAELAALLGLLKGGSISGKIAKTVFEQMYQTGKSAELIVKEQGLTQISDQDALLQIVEEVLAKHPGPVADYRKGKVQSLTFLVGMVMKSSRGKANPQVVGELLLTRLKGEEPGGGG; this is encoded by the coding sequence ATGACACCCAATACCCAATTTGAAGCGGTCATCGGGCTGGAGGTACATGCCCAGCTCCTGACCAGATCGAAAATCTTCTGCGGCTGCAGCGCCGCCTTCGGCGCCCCCCCCAACAGCCAGACCTGTCCTGTCTGCCTGGGGATGCCGGGCACGTTGCCCGTCCTGAACAGGCGGGTGGTGGAATTCGCCCTCAAGAGCGCGCTTGCCCTGGGGTGCGACATCGCTCCAGCCTGTCGCTTCCACCGGAAGAATTACTTCTACCCCGACATGCCGAAAAACTACCAGATCTCCCAGTACGAACTCCCGCTCGCCTGGCGAGGATCGATCGAATTCCCTGTCGATGGAACGACCAGGCGCGTCCGCATCCATCGCCTCCATCTGGAAGAGGACGTCGGCAAGCTGTTACATGCCGGCACGTTGCAGGCCGCCGACTCTAGTCTGGTGGACTTTAACCGCAGCGGCGTGCCATTAATGGAGATCGTCAGTGAGCCCGACATCCGCAGCCCGGAAGAGGCTGGTGAATATCTCCGGCAGCTCCGGGCGATCCTCGTGTATCTGGAAGTCTGCGACGGCAACATGGAGGAAGGCAGCCTGCGCTGCGACGCCAACGTCTCGCTGCGGCCAGCCGGCAGCGAGGAGTTGGGGGTCAAGGCTGAGGTCAAGAACATGAACTCCTTCAAGAGCGTCCAGAAGGCGTTGGCCTATGAGATCCAGCGACAGACACAGGTCCTCACAGAAGGAGGAAGGATCGTTCAAGAGACACGGTTGTGGGACGCCGACCAGGAGCTGACCTTGTCGATGCGAAGCAAGGAGTACGCTCATGACTACCGCTACTTCCCGGAACCGGATCTGGTCCCCCTGGCCGTCTCACAGAAGTGGATCGACGAGATCCGCGCGACCCTGCCCGAACTACCGCAGCAGCGCCGCGCTCGGTTTGCCCGGGAGTATGGGATCCCGGACTACGATGTTGCGGTCCTCACGGCATCCAGGCCGCTTGCCGACTACTACGAGAAGGTCGCGAAGAACTGCCAGGAGCCGAAGCTCGCCAGTAACTGGGTGATGGTAGAACTCTTGGGCCATCTGAACAAGGATGGCCGGGAGATTGCCGACAGCCCGATCCCGCCGGCCGAGTTGGCTGCGCTCCTTGGGCTGCTGAAAGGCGGAAGTATCAGCGGCAAGATCGCCAAAACAGTCTTTGAGCAGATGTATCAGACCGGGAAATCGGCTGAGCTGATCGTGAAGGAGCAGGGGCTGACCCAGATCTCCGACCAGGACGCGCTGCTCCAGATTGTTGAGGAGGTGCTGGCCAAACATCCCGGGCCGGTCGCCGACTACCGGAAAGGGAAGGTACAAAGCCTCACCTTTCTGGTCGGCATGGTGATGAAGTCCAGTCGCGGCAAGGCCAATCCACAGGTGGTGGGCGAGCTGCTTCTCACGCGACTCAAGGGAGAGGAGCCCGGAGGGGGCGGGTAA